The segment GCCATCAACAAGAGCAAAAAGACCTTTTGATGTGACAGATATCGCATTGATTCAGCAGCTATTTGCTGAACAGGCTGCTGCGAAAATACTCTATCTAAATGCTATGCAATGGTATTTTAAGTGAAAAAATCCTCTGCCTAAAAATTGTTGGCAGAGGATTTGTGATAGCCATTAGCTTAAGCCTTGGCTATCTTTCCATTCTAAAAATTCATCATATGTTAGTTGCTTATCTAAAATGGAGCCATCTTCACGGATTTCAATGACACGGTTAGCAATTGTTTGGATAAACTGATGGTCATGGGATGTGAAAATCATCGCACCTTTAAAGCGAATTAAGCCTTCATTCAATGCTTGAATGGATTCAAGGTCAAGATGGTTTGTTGGCTCATCAAGTAAAATAACGTTCGCTGTTGCAAGCATCATTTTCGATAGCATACAGCGTACCTTTTCGCCCCCTGATAATACAGCAGGGGATTTTTTCACTTCTTCACCAGAGAATAGCATACGTCCTAGGAAGCCGCGTAAGAAGCTTTCTGTTTCATCTTCTGGTGAGTATTGACGTAGCCATTCCACCAATGTTTTTTCAGAGCCTTCAAAGTATTTATCATGGTCGTTTTCGAAGTAGCTGCGAGATGTTGTGACACCCCACTTAAATGTACCAGCATCCGCTTCCTTTTCTTCCATTAAAATATCAAGAAGGGCTGTCTTCGCTAGCGGGCTACCAAGTAACACGACTTTATCCTCTTTGTTCATCGAGAAGCGAATATCCTTAAATAGTGTTTCGCCTTCATGACTCGCAGTTAAGCCGTCCACTGTTAGCACATCATTCCCGATTTCACGTCCGATTTGGAAGTTGATAAATGGATATTTACGGCTTGATGGCTTAATATCATCCAGCTCAATTTTATCCAGCATTTTTTTACGAGATGTTGCTTGCTTCGATTTAGAAGCATTCGCAGAGAAGCGGGCGATAAATGCTTGTAGCTCTTTAATTTTCTCTTCTTTTTTCGCGTTTTGGTCTTGTGCCATTTTTTGTGCTAATTGAGAAGATTCATACCAGAAATCATAGTTCCCCACATATAATTGAATTTTAGAGAAGTCCAAATCCGCAATATGTGTACATACTTTATTTAAGAAGTGGCGGTCATGGGATACCACAATAACTGTGTTCTCAAAGTTAATGAGGAATTCCTCTAACCATTGAATTGCCTTTAAGTCAAGGTGGTTGGTAGGCTCGTCAAGCAATAGTACGTCAGGCTGACCGAATAATGCCTGTGCCAGTAATACTTTGACTTTATCAGAGCCTTCAAGATCACCCATTAGCATATAATGCAGGTCATCTGTAATACCTAAGCCATTTAATAATGTTGCAGCCTCTGAGTCCGCTTCCCAACCGTTTAGCTCTGCAAATTCGCCTTCTAGCTCTGCTGCACGCATACCATCCTCATCTGAGAAATCTTCCTTTGCATAGATGGCATCTTTTTCTGTTTTTACATCATACAGACGCTTATTCCCCATAATAACTGTATCAAGCACTGTATGCTCATCGTATTCAAAGTGGTTTTGCTTTAGGACAGATAGACGCTCATCCTTGCCCATCGATACATGACCTTCCTGTGCCTCAATTTCACCAGAAAGGATTTTTAAAAATGTGGATTTCCCGGCACCATTTGCCCCAATTAAACCGTAGCAATTTCCCGGTGTGAATTTTATATTTACGTCTTCAAATAGTTTACGATCGCCATAGCGAAGACCTACATTACTAACTTGAATCATGCAAGTTCCTCCTTTTTTCACAATGGCTCTAGTATAGCATGAAAGATGTTCCAGCGTCTATAAACATTATTAAATCAAGGTTTGGCGTTCTTTCCAAGGGGGGAGGGGAATGAAGGAAATGGCATCTACAAAAAATGGAAGTTGAAATTATATTTATTTAAACGTTTTTAAGGAAAAGAACAGGTAAGTAAATGAAATTGATTTATCCCTAATTTATTACCTTTTAATATTTCATTGAAAGGAAGATGCTAAATGTCTAGAAAAGTAAAAGAATTGAGAATGGACGATGTTGTTTTTAAGCCTAGCTTACAACCTAAGCAATCGAGAGATAATACTACCAAACGTAAATCCGATTCACTCCCAATAAATCAAGCACTTGAAATAGTAAACCGACAGATGCAATTACAAGGACTAAGGCATAAAACTTTGTTGACCTATAACCAGACAATGCAAAAATTTGTAGAGTTTTTAAATCTTGAAACAGTGGAGGATATTAATAAAGATGGATTCATGAATTGGTTGGAATCACTTAATTATTTAGATAAAACAACATCAAGCTAACAGATTTAGGTTTGTATCGGCAATTTTAACTAGGTTTTATGATAACGGTTGGCTAAAAGAGCAAGGGAAGTTTTGGAAGGATATTAAAATTAAAGTTGATAAAAAAGTTAAAAAAGCAGCCGATGAAAAGGAACTTGAAATATTATTATCACTGATTGATACTACTTCATGGATTGGTTGGAGAGATGTAACGGTTTTAGTTTTACTTTATAGAACAGGGATCAGAATAAATACCTTGGCAAGTTTAAAAGAAAAGCATATCAATTTTAATGAAAAGATGTTAGTACTTTCAGGAGACATCATGAAGAATGGAAAAGTATTGAAGCTGCCGTTGGATGATGAATTGTTAGCATTATTAAAAAGATTAATTCAACAAAATGAAGAAGTACGAAAACGTTACAAAGAGAAGAATGACTACGTGTTTATCACGAAATCAGGAAAAACAACTTTAAATTCCTATGCTCATAATAACGCAATATCTAAACGCCTTTATCATTACGCTAAAAAATATGGTCTTAAATCGGTAAAACCACACAATATTCGAAGAACTTATGCAACGAATTTAAATCGTAAAGGGGTAAATATAGCGGTTATAAGTAAGGCTTTGGGGCATAGTTCCTTAGTAGTTACCGAGCGTTACCTAGAAGTAAATGTTGATGAAGTAGCGGATACTTTACGTAAATATTTATGATTTTAAGCAAAATAAAAAGAGGGGAAGTGTTCCAGCACTAACCCTCCAACTCATTTAGCAATAACCAATACAACTAAATATGAGCGATATTACGCCTTCATTTTACTTGAAAAAAAGTGAAAATGCAAAGGTCTAGTTTCCTATTTTCAAAAATAGGTTCGTTCCGTCTTGGTTGCCCACTAACAGGACGTTAAACAAAACTGGACAGGTTTGTCGTACCGATGCACAAAAACGACTAGGATACTGCAAAACTCTTTTCTTGTTTAGAGTGTATCTAAAATAGTGAGAGCGACTATTAACGGCTAGGGGGATTACAGGCATGTTACGGCATGGGTAATCATAATCACGCTAGAATCAATTGCAAATAGCACATAATGGACTGTAATGTTATGAGATTATGAAAAGTGAAAACTTTCTACAAAACAAGACGATACAGAAACCTCAGACACGACATGACGGTGTAATCGGTAGTTACTTATTATCTATTACTCTAATTTGAGTTTTTAGATAGTAGGTAACAACTTTGCGAATATTTCCTAGAGCATCAGCCATTCTGGTGTAATGGGGGTTCAGTTGTCAAGCTAAATCGTTACATGGATTACTATTTTACTCTATCAAAGCTATAACACGCTCTATTCAGCTTAAAACACGCTTATACGATGCATTTGGAATATAAATAATATTCATTATGCCAAGGCATAGCAGACAAGGGTGTAAAAATTGTTTACTACCTTCTCTTTATCGTCTGTGTTACGCAGTGTCCCAGAGCAGGTCACGTTGAAAGTGAGTCACTCTGTGTGGCTGAGAGCAACACTATCAGGTTATATAACCTTCCCCTCAAATATAAAGGGTTACGAAAACGATGCGTATGCAATACTCAAAAGGTTAAGTGAGTCCATGAAAAGGACTGAAAAGGACTGAGAAGGACTAGCTATTTGCTAATCCTCATTTTAAATGATGATGAGATGCAGGAGGCAATTGACAAAGGTTTAATTGGAGAACCGAAAAGAACTATTACAAATTGTAATAGTTAAAAATGACTTTTTTCCTCACCGTCTACCAAACGAAAGAAGAATAGTCGTTGTTACGCTCAGGAACCTGAAAAAGGGGGACGGAATTTAACCCTCCCGTTTATCTCATAATTTTTACTATGATCCAAATTACCGATGATGGGTAATTAGCTTTAAAGTATTAAAAGGGTCTAAGCAGTGTGAATATTGTGGAATTAGGATTGAAGTTGTAAATAATAAAGTTAAGTATTGTAACAAATGTGATGTGATCGTAGATAGACTTAAGGCTAAAGAGAGAATGAATAAGATAAGAAAAAAAAACGTTCGAAATAGAAACGTTCTTAACCGTTGATGCACCAACAACATACTCATATTTGAAAGAGTACAATGTCATGCAAACAGCGTTATATCAACGTTTGTTAGCATTTTTCAAGAATATTCGTTAAAGGAACAAAAATTAAGAACACTTAGAACTTATTTATCACAGTGGATACAAGTTAGGAAAATAGAAACTCTCTTAACTATTGATATATCAACAACATGTTCAAATTTGAATGAGTATTAAGTGTTATAAATAGCGCCACATCAACGTTTGTGAGTGTTTTTCAAAAATATTCGTTAAAGGAATAAAAATAAATAAACTTTACCGTTTTAGAAACGCCACGAACCCTTGGTACATCAACATTCTTCTAAAATTTCATTTTCATGAAACCATTATAGATAGCGTCCTATCAACGTTCATAGACGTTTTTCAAGAATGTTCTCTAAAGGAATAAAAAACGTCATTTTTGCATGAAAACCTTCGCAAAAGTATCTATAAACGTTGATATATTAGCATTTCGAGAGTTCCCTATAGGAAGGGTTAAAATGAGAAGTAAGAAGTTATCATTCTAAATGGTATTTATCACAGTGGATACAAGTTGAACATTTGTCAAATCTAAAAAGTAGACAAGCTAACAAACGCTTAAACCTTACTCGCTCTAAGTGTTCGAGATTATGCGTCTAATTACATATATGAAGAAAATGAGAAGTAAGAAGTTATCATTCTAAATGGTATTTATCACAGTGGATACAAGTTGAACATATGTCAATATGAAATTTACAAGGATAAAAAGGATGATAATAATGAATAATGTGTATATTCAGAAGTGTAGCGCAATCGTTACTCTCCCAACGGTTTCAAGATTCGATGACAAATCGTATATATGATAGAGAGTATAAAATAAAGCACTTGATCTTATAGATTGAGTGTTTTTATTATGCTTTTAATTGTCTAAGCCATTTGGCAATTTCCTTTAATTTAGAGGGTAGATTAATTTCTACTCTCTATTTTTTTAAGCAAATATTTAACTTAAAATTTAATTCATACGAATTGATTTAAGCGTGTTTAGCATTAAAATGATAAATACTATTAGATTATATTTAAAACGTCTGTACGATTACGCTAGCTATCTTAAAATGTATGCTAGTGTGATTTTACATATAAAAACTTAAAAAGAAAGAAGGCGAAGTAATGCAAGAGGAAGTAGAAGTAATGCAAGAGGAAGTCGAAAAAGTAGATGCAGAAGGTTCGGAGGAAACAGAATCCCTCGAAGAACGAGTTGCTAAGATGCAAGAAGAAAATCAGAAGTTACTTGAGCGATTAGAAGAACAGCAAGTCCAAGCAGAAAAGAATAATCTTATTGCAACATTAAATGCGGAAGGATTATCTCATTTTGTCGGTTTATTTGATTTAACAACTACAGAGGAACGTGTAGCATTCCTTAAAAATGCAGTTAACTCTATTTTAGTAGCCAATGCATACCAACCTAAGCAACAAGCCAAGCAAGAGGCATACGAGCAAGCCATTAACGATGGTGATGTTAATTCAGCAATTAAATTTAAATTATCAAAGTTTTTCGGTAAGTAACGGACAAAAATGTCCATAACTTAACCACAAAAATTGTTGTCATTAAAAGTAGTAACACTCCCCAAAATTGGGAAATCAAATACATAAAAAACTATAAAAACAGAAAGTAGGAATTTATTTATGATCACAAGTCAAAACGGATTTACAGCAACAGAAAGTATTTCACTGTCACAAGAGTTAGCATTACTAGGAGTACAAGACACTCCTCTTTCATCTTTGTTACTATCAAAAGGTGTCGAAAAAGCAATGTCAACTGTCTACACTTGGAAGGAAAAAACACTTGCTACAGATGGTGAAACAGATGCTGTTGAAGGTGCTGATACAGTTACGTTCCAACAATCTTCAACACGAGAATTGAGCAACTGCCTTCAAATTTTTAAACGTGCTGTAAGCGTGAGTGGTACAGCAGAAGCAATGCAATCAACGAAATTCAACGAGGAAATTGCAGACCGCCTATTAGAATTAAAAATCAAGTTAGAATCAATTCTAATTAATGGACTTAAAAAGGATGGCTCTAAAACACCATTCATTCGTCAAATGTCAGGTTTAATTGAATTTGCTGATAATGGTAACGCTAAGTCTAATACAGATGTAGAAGCACTAATTAAAGATGGTATGCGTCAACTTTGGAATAACAAACTAACAGGTGGCACATATTATGCATTTGTTAATGCTGATGTTAAAGACAAAATTGACGGTATTTACAAAGATAAATATAGCTATCAACACCAAACAACAAACTTTGGTCTAATGGTTGAGACAATCAATACAAACTATGGTGTAGTCAACGTTGTATTAAGTCGTGATATTCCAGCGGATAAAATTGTTTTATTTAATGACGCATATGTAAATATGGCAGCACTACGTGAAGCACATTTTGAGGCACTTGCAAAAACAGGTGATAATACGAAAGGTCATGTTGTAGGTGAGTATACTCTAAAAGTAGGTAGTCCTAAAGCAGTAGCAGTTTTAACAGTTACAGAATAATACATAACTAATTGAGGTTTCCCCACTTCGGGGATTCCTCTTTTTTATTAATTTGAGGATATATAGGGGGAGCAATAAGGATGTCAAAGGATGATTTATATGTAATGCGTAAACGTAAAAAAATTAAATTAAAAGATTTATCAGCACATATGGGTATTAGTATCAGCTTACTAAGTCGATACGAGAATAATTTATACAACTTTACAAAACGTAATCAAAAAATGTATGAGGACTACATTATTAACAAAAAATTAAACTAAAAAATTTAAACGAAAGAGAGTTGAAAAGGTTGGTTATTAATTTAAACTACTTCTCCTTGATTCCGCTCTAATTGTTTTTAATAGGATTTTTACAATAAAAATAATAGAAAGTTAAAAAAACAATCAATAAATTGTTAATTTAACTGCAATGTATATTGTATTTAATACTAGATATACGTTGCTTTGAGGATATAAGGAGGAGATTTAATTATGATGAAACAAGAAGTAGAGGTGGTTGTTATTAACACAATCGCTATTAAATGGATAAAATTATTAAGGATATGTTCCCTGCATGGGTCAATCAAAAACAAGAAGGACACTACACAATATATGGAAATGATGTAGATAGTGCTTACAGTAACACACTTATACATAATTTATTTGGATATGAATCTAATGCTTACGTAGATAGAAATGGCTTCTATATTGCAGATACAACAAGTAAAAAAGAATATATAGGAATTGATTTAGCGGTTATCAGTAAGGATATGAAAACGTGGGATAATCATGTAACTATGCTTAATAGTAATAGTCACGTTAATCCTAATTCAGCAAATATCAATAGTATCTTACGTATCACTCATGATAGCTACTTTAAAAAGTGTGCTTTATCTACAGCATTACAGATGATTGCATATTATGATTTACCACTTCCATCTACTATTGAAGGGAAACGTGCGCTATTAGCAATTGATGGGGCACATGCAGGATTTTATAGTAAGAAGTTTAAAAATACATATATAAGTTACATGAAGATGCTGGGACTAGATGAACTATTAGACGTATTGGATCAATCAAAGGAAAGTGACTTCAAAAATGCTTTACCTTGTGAAAGTTTAACCTTTAAGAATAGTCTAGTGTCGTTCCCTACGTCAGAACATCAGGAAAAAATAGAACAATTATTAGAAACAAAGTTATACATACCGAAACAAGAATTTAAATTATCAGTTAAGTTTCATAATCACTATTTGGATAAAAGTAGATACAAACAACTTAAAACTGATATTACACGTACCAAAGCAGTATTCAGTATTGCAGCATTAAATAAAGATAAAATCAGTTTTAGTCAAATGACAAAAATACATAAGTAAGTAAGAAAGGGAAATTATAACATGAATAAATTAAACGATAAAAACTTTTATTATTGCTATGACGCAAAGATGTCTAGGTATTTATCAGACAATAATATCAATTACATTGTAAAGGCTAAATCATTGAAAGATAGTCGTATATTTACTATGTATGAACGAAATAAAGAGTTTTACGATGTGCTACATGCCTATTTATTAATTACAAAAGCACAATAAATTTGAATACATAAGGCATGATTCAGTTTTGAGTTGTGCCTTTCTATATAAAAATATTATAAAAAAGAAGGTAACTAAGAGATGGGATTAAAAGAGAATTTACAACAGTACAATTTATCAGTAGCTATGCCAAATGAATTATTTAAGCAACTATTGCAGATGAAAGAAGATAAGGAATTGAAGCCAGTACACATTGGATTTACATATTCTTATATCTATTTACAAACGTATATGTATCGCTATTCAACTTATGGTACTTATGTACCTAGTGTAGAGGAAATTAAAGAATTATTTGGTTTCAATGCTAATGAACAACGTGTAAATTACATAATCAAGAAGAATGGCTTACTCGAGCAAAAGGATATTCTTACAACTACAACTGAATTTCCTATAGTTTCTGATATGGAAGATGATGATTTCGGCAATCGAGTACCAAAGATCACTACAATTAAAGAGTTTTATAATGAATATGATTATGAAACAACAGATGATTGGAGAGATCAAATGGGAATCACTCGCAGAGCAACATGTAAATATCCAGTATTCGGATTTGAACGTGAATATGATGATGGATATGTAGAAGGTACATTCTTTGATATTTCAGATACAACTCTAATTGACATGAATACTTTCCTATTCTGCATGAACCATGAAGATTTAGGTGCAAATGGATTCTATGTATATGCTTATTTATTAGATAGAAGTAACAAATTTGATGATGATTTTAATGCTACATACAAACGTATTTCTCAAGAAACAGGAATTGGATTAAATAGTATTACAAATATAATGAATGCATTACGTTCACATAATCTAATTACAACAGTACATAATATGGAATATTTCAGTTTTGCAGTACCTAAAAAGGACATGAAAGCATCTACACATAAAGTAAATACGAGTGCTGACTTTTCAGCCGACAAGATTAAATATGAAAAACTTACATTTATATCTCCTAAGTGGTATGAAATAAGAACAGGAAAGAAATTAAGAGATGAATCTACAATTACACATGAAGGAATTGATATAGACTTTAGCGATTTACCATTTTAAACTTGTGTTTTTCTAAAACCATACACTTTTAACTATATATATAATATACTTTACCTTTTATATTAATACTCTACTATATATATATAAATAAGAAAGGGTATATATATTATATATATTATTAAAAACGTATGGTTTTAGAAATATAGATTGTTATATAGACAATTTTGTCGATTAGTTATCTTTCTCAAGTATAACAAAATTCGATATGTACTGAGTGGCAGAGCGAAAATATTAGTTCCTCAGAAGTACCGATATAGTACGACATGTCAAATTGGTATGTTGCGAGGTCTATTATGCACTTCGCAGATACATAATGTAACTATTACAGAGAGTGATAACGAATTTAATGTGTCGTGTTGTACGTCACTAGGGTAGTCAAATTTGAAGCTTCCCCTCAAATTTAAGGGGAAGGTTAGCGATAGTATCACTAGGGTTACCCATAATAGGTGATCCTTTTTTAATTAAGGAGGAAATTAAACATGAATATATATGAAGCATTAAACAAGTTGACATGGAAGAAAAAAGAATACTTTTTGTGGAAGCACAACCTATCTGTATTAAGGGAAGTTCCACTAACAGAAGAAGAATTATGCAAACGAATCCAATCCAAAAGTTTATCTTACATGAAGAAGTGGGAGAAAACAGAGCAATATCACAACTTAGTCAATATTATGATTGAGTCACAAGCTGGTAAAGATTTAGAGGATATTTACGCTATTGTAAAGGAAAAAGCCTTAACAGGTGATGAAAAGTCGATTAAATTGCTATTAGATTTACAGAAACAAGTACAGGCATATAACAAACAATCAACCAAGGTGAACAAGTCCACTAATACATATGATGATTTGGAGTTAGAGTAATATGGATGAGAAAATTAAAAAGGTTTTTGATAATTTCCCATTGTTTGCAAAGAATTTTATATACATAACAGATAACAACAATGATGTAGTTAAATTTGAATTGAACGATGCACAGTTAGAAATTGATGAATTAATGCAGCGTAACCGATTTATAATAGTTGGGAAAGCAAGGCAATCAGGTATTTCTACATTTACATTAGGTCGTGCATTATGGAGAGCATTGACTAAACCAAATGAGAATATCCTAATCGTTTCTTACAAATTAGATAGTGCAAAGGCTTTATTCGAGAAGTTGAAACAGATGAACGATTACATACCTAGAGAAAAGTATCCTAATTTATTCCCTAAAGTTAAACGTGATAATCGAGATGAATTAGTATTTACAAATGGTTCTAAGATTAAATCAGTCACAGCTGGTAATAAAGATATAGGTAGGGGATCAACATACAGTTACGTGCATTTAAGTGAGATGGCTTTTTATAGTAATCAAGAAAAGCAATTATTATCTGTAGAGCAATCTTTAGCAAAAGGTGAACATAGTCAATTAACAATTGAAACAACTTCTAATGGCACAGGCAATCATTTCTATCGCATGTATATGCAAGCCATGAAAAATAAATCTAAGTATATCGCTTATTTTGTACCTTTCTATCATAAGTTATATGCTAAACAATTTGCTCATGATTATATGGAAGCAGTTGAATGGTATAAGGCTAGTAATAATGGTAAGAAATTAACTAGAAATGATTTAGATGAAGAAGAACAAGCATTACATAAGTTAGGTGCTACATTGACATGTTTAACATGGAGACGTTGGAAAATGCTCGATATGGAATCAGAAAGTGATTTTTATCAAGAGTATCCATCCAATCCACTTGAGTCATTTATAAGCACTGGTAATAGTGTATTTAATCAAACTAAGGTATTAAACCGTTTAACTTACGCAAATGAGCCAATTGATAAAAGAGAAGTACGCTCAAACTTACCTGAGAAGGAAGGACAATGGGCAAGTAAGGGAATTGTATTGTTCGATTACCCTAAAGTAGGCAAAAAATATTACTTTGGAGTAGATACAGCCAGTGGATCAGGTGGAAAT is part of the Lysinibacillus sp. FSL K6-0232 genome and harbors:
- a CDS encoding helix-turn-helix domain-containing protein, giving the protein MSKDDLYVMRKRKKIKLKDLSAHMGISISLLSRYENNLYNFTKRNQKMYEDYIINKKLN
- a CDS encoding terminase large subunit domain-containing protein, yielding MDEKIKKVFDNFPLFAKNFIYITDNNNDVVKFELNDAQLEIDELMQRNRFIIVGKARQSGISTFTLGRALWRALTKPNENILIVSYKLDSAKALFEKLKQMNDYIPREKYPNLFPKVKRDNRDELVFTNGSKIKSVTAGNKDIGRGSTYSYVHLSEMAFYSNQEKQLLSVEQSLAKGEHSQLTIETTSNGTGNHFYRMYMQAMKNKSKYIAYFVPFYHKLYAKQFAHDYMEAVEWYKASNNGKKLTRNDLDEEEQALHKLGATLTCLTWRRWKMLDMESESDFYQEYPSNPLESFISTGNSVFNQTKVLNRLTYANEPIDKREVRSNLPEKEGQWASKGIVLFDYPKVGKKYYFGVDTASGSGGNNDSSTIVGFDDDGQQVLTFESNKIPVYEFAELIDVLGRWYNYAFLVVERNSYGLPVIERLRKECGYENMYKQKMFDERGKKKLQLGWTTTQSNKAIFISDFKENFEKNLINIECKQLLQQMQMFVENSGKMGNKRGNTEKNHDDLVIAAALSVQGMKASKWYV
- a CDS encoding SU10 major capsid protein, yielding MITSQNGFTATESISLSQELALLGVQDTPLSSLLLSKGVEKAMSTVYTWKEKTLATDGETDAVEGADTVTFQQSSTRELSNCLQIFKRAVSVSGTAEAMQSTKFNEEIADRLLELKIKLESILINGLKKDGSKTPFIRQMSGLIEFADNGNAKSNTDVEALIKDGMRQLWNNKLTGGTYYAFVNADVKDKIDGIYKDKYSYQHQTTNFGLMVETINTNYGVVNVVLSRDIPADKIVLFNDAYVNMAALREAHFEALAKTGDNTKGHVVGEYTLKVGSPKAVAVLTVTE
- a CDS encoding tyrosine-type recombinase/integrase, whose amino-acid sequence is MKVDKKVKKAADEKELEILLSLIDTTSWIGWRDVTVLVLLYRTGIRINTLASLKEKHINFNEKMLVLSGDIMKNGKVLKLPLDDELLALLKRLIQQNEEVRKRYKEKNDYVFITKSGKTTLNSYAHNNAISKRLYHYAKKYGLKSVKPHNIRRTYATNLNRKGVNIAVISKALGHSSLVVTERYLEVNVDEVADTLRKYL
- a CDS encoding ABC-F family ATP-binding cassette domain-containing protein, producing the protein MIQVSNVGLRYGDRKLFEDVNIKFTPGNCYGLIGANGAGKSTFLKILSGEIEAQEGHVSMGKDERLSVLKQNHFEYDEHTVLDTVIMGNKRLYDVKTEKDAIYAKEDFSDEDGMRAAELEGEFAELNGWEADSEAATLLNGLGITDDLHYMLMGDLEGSDKVKVLLAQALFGQPDVLLLDEPTNHLDLKAIQWLEEFLINFENTVIVVSHDRHFLNKVCTHIADLDFSKIQLYVGNYDFWYESSQLAQKMAQDQNAKKEEKIKELQAFIARFSANASKSKQATSRKKMLDKIELDDIKPSSRKYPFINFQIGREIGNDVLTVDGLTASHEGETLFKDIRFSMNKEDKVVLLGSPLAKTALLDILMEEKEADAGTFKWGVTTSRSYFENDHDKYFEGSEKTLVEWLRQYSPEDETESFLRGFLGRMLFSGEEVKKSPAVLSGGEKVRCMLSKMMLATANVILLDEPTNHLDLESIQALNEGLIRFKGAMIFTSHDHQFIQTIANRVIEIREDGSILDKQLTYDEFLEWKDSQGLS